AAACTTCCGGAGTTTCTTTATTGAAAGTGTGGATTTTTCCGTTGTATACGATAAGGTCTGCTTTCATCTTTAATTATTTGGTGTTCAACTTCGATATAGCTTCCTGAATTCCTCCTCCGGCAACGGTGAAAAAAGACGGTCCGGCCAGCAGAATCAATTTTTTTAATTTCATGGTATCGGATAAATGCTGAGCTTTTAAATAAGACTGCGTACGGTAGGCATCAAAAGCGCCCAAAACCACATTTTCTGCCACCAGGGCTGTCGGAGAATCAATTCCGGCATCTTTGATATCACTGGCAAAGGATACGGTATGTACCTGTAGTTTCAAAGCTTCTCTCATGGCAACACTTCCTACTTCTTTCATCAGTTCGGCATCGAAAGAGTTTCTGTTCCCCAGGCCGATCAACAGCAGTTTTCCGGAGGCAAGGCTTCCTTTCGGAGGATTAATTAATAAGGTTTCCAAAGCGTGTCCTTTGAACTGTCCTTTTTTACGGACTTCTGTAATAATTCCTTTTAATGCTTCATCCAGATGAATCATTCCGTTCAGTTCTTTGGGAAGCGCCGGCGGATTAAAAATATCTCCTTCCGTATACTCGAAAACACAGGCGATCTGCAAATCTGCTTTGGCAGCAGAAGGTCCCTGCACCAGTCCTACAACGGAAATTCCGTCAACAGTTCCCCATGTTTTTGAGGTTCCAATTGCTGTTTTTTCTGCAACAGCCTGTGCTGAAACGAATTGGGTTCCCGCAGTTGCCAACACCAATACTGTAAAGAGTGTTTTTGACCAATTGATATATTTTGAAATTGAATTTTGCATAATAAATGATTTAATAATGATTAAAATTTGAATCCCAGCCGGATATTCCAGAAAACACCGCTTTTTGCATCCTGAATGATATCTTCAATAAAAGGTCCTTTGTGGAAATACTGAAGTCCGCTCACCAAAGAGAAGTGTTTGTTGAAATTATAGGTAAAGCTGGTTAAATAAGCCGTTCCGATATACCTTTTATCTGAGCTGCTTCCGGGGCGGTTCAATGCTCCGCTTGGCCGGTAGACACCGTCGTTCAGGGAATATCGCCAGTTGAAGACAACATCCACCTGCATTTTGAGTCTGGAAGTCAGATCAAGGGTCATATACGGATGAATATCAATTAAATTGACAGGCCCCACCTGAGGGCTGAAGCCGAAATAGCCTCCTTTCGGATATAAAGGATTAAAGGTATTGAGCTTTCCGTCATTTTTAGAATGATCTCCTGATATATAATCGTTTCTCAGATTAATGCTTGGCTTGAATGTAAGGTTTTCAAAGAGATACCCTACATCCACAGAGCCCGTCCATGCACTGATCTTTTCGTTTCCAAAACGTCCGAACTGATAGGCAGCTTCCAGGTTATAGATAAATCCGCCGCCATATTTCCAGAGTCTTCCGCCAATTGTGTGACGCTTTTCTCTTGCTGTTCCGGCTTCAAAAACAGATTCGTCTCTTCGGATTCCGAGGTAATAGAGATCAAGATTTCCGGCTTCGGGAATAATAATTTTGGAATAAAGTCCCCAAAGATTAAGCTGCTTTGAAATGGTATTATCAAAAACGCCGGTCCTGACAGAGTCTGTCATCATCGCAAAAGCATCTAAAGAAACATTTTTATAGGAATACATGATTTTGGCTCCTGTAAAAGACAGCCTTGCATTGGGCCCTTCCCTTACAGAAATTAATCTACCCGAACCGTAGTCCAGCTCCTGTCTTCCCAGTCTCACTGTCAGCTTCTGATCTTCCCTGTTCACCAAACCTGCATCCAGAAAGAGATTCTGAATACTCAGCTGGTCTTCATCAATGCCTCTTGAACCGTTTTTTCTTCCGTTTTGCAAAGCACTTCTGATCTGTGAAAATATTCTGAAGTTTTTCCCGAAATGCCAGTCTGCATGAAGGTCATAGCGTTGGAGAAAAAAGTCGTTGTGTCCTATGTTAAGCCTTCCCCAATCTTCGTTGTTGAAATCCACATATTCATATCTTGCCTCGCCACCCAATGAGAGATAGATGTCTTTCTTTTCGTTGAGAGGGAGATATTTAATGTTATTATAAAAGCTTTTGGTGGAATCTTTCAGATATTCATAATTTTCGTCATACCGCAGAAGTTTAAAGCTCTGGGATGAGAACGTTTCAGAATATAA
The sequence above is drawn from the Chryseobacterium daecheongense genome and encodes:
- a CDS encoding peptidase M17, which translates into the protein MQNSISKYINWSKTLFTVLVLATAGTQFVSAQAVAEKTAIGTSKTWGTVDGISVVGLVQGPSAAKADLQIACVFEYTEGDIFNPPALPKELNGMIHLDEALKGIITEVRKKGQFKGHALETLLINPPKGSLASGKLLLIGLGNRNSFDAELMKEVGSVAMREALKLQVHTVSFASDIKDAGIDSPTALVAENVVLGAFDAYRTQSYLKAQHLSDTMKLKKLILLAGPSFFTVAGGGIQEAISKLNTK
- a CDS encoding alginate export family protein translates to MLKSAPSILFLKAFIITVFLYSETFSSQSFKLLRYDENYEYLKDSTKSFYNNIKYLPLNEKKDIYLSLGGEARYEYVDFNNEDWGRLNIGHNDFFLQRYDLHADWHFGKNFRIFSQIRSALQNGRKNGSRGIDEDQLSIQNLFLDAGLVNREDQKLTVRLGRQELDYGSGRLISVREGPNARLSFTGAKIMYSYKNVSLDAFAMMTDSVRTGVFDNTISKQLNLWGLYSKIIIPEAGNLDLYYLGIRRDESVFEAGTAREKRHTIGGRLWKYGGGFIYNLEAAYQFGRFGNEKISAWTGSVDVGYLFENLTFKPSINLRNDYISGDHSKNDGKLNTFNPLYPKGGYFGFSPQVGPVNLIDIHPYMTLDLTSRLKMQVDVVFNWRYSLNDGVYRPSGALNRPGSSSDKRYIGTAYLTSFTYNFNKHFSLVSGLQYFHKGPFIEDIIQDAKSGVFWNIRLGFKF